In Dryobates pubescens isolate bDryPub1 chromosome 31, bDryPub1.pri, whole genome shotgun sequence, one DNA window encodes the following:
- the OCLN gene encoding occludin, which produces MFSKKSYDGPPTGYGPPTGYGSPTGYGSPSGYGPPPGGYGYGYDSGARSPPPGSYYLEDVPQHFYKWTSPPGVVRLLQAAVILLCVAIFACVASTLAWEYGYGLGGLYGGGLGGFYGSNYYGGGLGYGSAYGGYYGAGVTNPRAANGFMMAMAVLCFLSQLGLFVASVSKSRSCRSRRFYLLVLVACALLAFLMLVASIVYVVGVNPQAQMGGSYYYNPLLTMCNQIYTTGFTNQYLYHYCTVDPQEAVAIVCGFLIVILLCLICFFAQQTRSKIWRYGKPNIYWDKMPVVQEGPNVEEWVKNVADGASMQDETATLAYSEKPTAPPYSPPSYSYPPPNGYYPSGTYSSRGEQPDQAVSPSPAEEKPREQPSKAPTRRGRRRRRNPELDESQYETDYTTAVESSDERDQEQWASLYPPVSSDGARQQYKQEFDSDLKRYKQLCAEMDRVNDRLNQLSRQLDSISEDSPQYQEVAEEYNRLKDLKRSPDYQTKKQETKTLRNKLFHIKRMVNDYDKMRG; this is translated from the exons atgttCAGCAAGAAGTCCTACGACGGCCCCCCCACGGGCTACGGCCCCCCCACGGGCTACGGCTCCCCCACAGGCTACGGCTCCCCCTCCGGCTACGGGCCCCCCCCGGGCGGCTACGGCTACGGCTACGACTCCGGCGCCCGCTCTCCGCCGCCCGGCTCCTACTACCTGGAGGACGTTCCTCAGCACTTCTACAAGTGGACCTCCCCCCCCGGCgtggtgaggctgctgcaggcagcggtCATCCTCCTCTGCGTCGCCATCTTCGCCTGCGTGGCCTCCACCCTGGCCTGGGAGTACGGCTACGGCTTGGGCGGCCTCTACGGCGGCGGCCTGGGGGGGTTCTACGGCTCCAATTACTACGGGGGGGGCCTGGGCTACGGCTCTGCCTACGGGGGGTACTACGGGGCGGGGGTGACCAACCCGCGGGCGGCCAACGGCTTCATGATGGCCATGGCGGTGCTGTGCTtcctgagccagctggggctcttcGTGGCCAGCGTCAGCAAGTCGCGGAGCTGCCGGTCCCGCCGCTTCtacctgctggtgctggtggcctgcgCCCTGCTGGCCTTCCTCATGCTCGTGGCCTCCATCGTCTACGTGGTGGGGGTCAACCCCCAGGCGCAGATGGGGGGCAGCTACTACTACAACCCCCTGCTGACCATGTGCAACCAGATCTACACCACCGGCTTCACCAACCAGTACCTCTACCACTACTGCACCGTCGACCCCCAGGAG gctgtggccatcGTCTGTGGGTTCCTCATCGtcatcctcctctgcctcatctgCTTCTTCGCTCAGCAGACACGGAGCAAGATCTGGAGGTATGGGAAGCCAAACATCTACTGGGACAAGATGCCAGTGGTGCAGGAGGGTCCCAACGTGGAGGAGTGG gtgaagaACGTGGCGGACGGGGCCAGCATGCAGGACGAGACAGCCACCTTGGCCTACTCAGAGAAGCCAACTGCCCCCCCATACAGCCCCCCCTCCTACAGCTACCCCCCCCCGAACGGATACTACCCCTCAGGGACCTACAGCAGCAGGGG TGAGCAGCCAGACCAAGCAGTCAGccctagcccagcagaggagaagccaagggagcagcccagcaaaGCCCCCACCCGCCGCGGGCGCCGGCGCCGGCGCAACCCTGAGCTGGATGAGTCCCAGTATGAGACTGACTACACCACAGCAGTGGAGTCCAGCGATGAGAGAGACCAGGAGCAGTGGGCCAG CCTGTACCCGCCGGTCAGCTCGGACGGCGCCCGCCAGCAGTACAAGCAGGAGTTCGACAGCGACCTGAAGCGCTACAAGCAGCTGTGCGCCGAGATGGACAGAGTCAACGACCGGCTCaaccagctcagcaggcagctggacagCATCTCTGAGGACAGCCCCCAGTACCAG gaggtggcagaggagTACAACAGGCTGAAGGACCTCAAGCGG AGCCCTGACTACCAGACCAAGAAGCAGGAGACCAAAACCCTCCGCAACAAACTCTTCCACATCAAGAGGATGGTGAACGACTACGACAAGATGAGAGGGTAG